Proteins found in one Brevibacillus brevis genomic segment:
- the proC gene encoding pyrroline-5-carboxylate reductase has protein sequence MGNQATAITEGRIGFLGAGSIVEAMLSGIVKKGLLPSERISVTNRNNMERLEQLANDYGVTATQDKFEVVRSSDILILAIKPKDTAEALQDLRGVVRSDQLIISVVAGVSTSLIGEWLGAECPIIRTMPNTSSAVGLSATGLSANPFVQEEHRELATKLFEAIGTVYEVAEEELDIITGLSGSGPAYIYYLVEAMMGAGATAGLDREMARQLTLQTVIGAAHMLLDTREEPSILRQKVTSPGGTTQAGLEVLEAYQFQEAVTAAILRAAERSREMGAQYQ, from the coding sequence ATGGGTAACCAAGCAACAGCGATTACAGAAGGACGGATCGGTTTTCTCGGTGCAGGCTCGATCGTGGAGGCCATGCTTTCCGGTATCGTAAAGAAAGGCTTACTCCCTTCTGAGCGTATTTCCGTCACCAACCGCAACAACATGGAGCGTTTGGAGCAGTTGGCAAATGACTACGGGGTAACTGCTACCCAGGACAAATTTGAAGTAGTCCGTTCTTCCGATATTTTGATTTTGGCCATCAAGCCGAAGGATACAGCAGAGGCTTTGCAGGATTTGCGTGGGGTCGTTCGTTCCGACCAATTGATCATTTCAGTGGTCGCTGGCGTCTCCACCAGCTTGATCGGAGAGTGGCTCGGCGCAGAGTGCCCGATCATCCGCACGATGCCCAATACATCGTCTGCCGTTGGTTTGTCCGCTACCGGACTGTCCGCGAATCCGTTTGTCCAGGAAGAGCACCGCGAGCTGGCTACCAAGCTTTTCGAAGCAATTGGTACCGTATATGAAGTCGCCGAGGAAGAGCTGGACATCATTACTGGATTGTCTGGAAGCGGTCCTGCTTATATTTACTATTTAGTAGAAGCCATGATGGGGGCGGGTGCCACAGCGGGACTGGATCGGGAAATGGCACGCCAATTGACGCTGCAAACCGTGATTGGGGCGGCACATATGCTACTCGATACACGCGAAGAGCCTTCTATTCTCCGGCAAAAAGTAACGAGTCCGGGTGGAACGACTCAGGCAGGACTGGAAGTATTGGAGGCCTATCAGTTTCAGGAGGCCGTTACTGCAGCCATCTTGCGTGCTGCCGAAAGATCGCGGGAGATGGGGGCACAATACCAGTAA
- a CDS encoding acetyl-CoA C-acetyltransferase, whose amino-acid sequence MREAVIVAGARTAIGKSKKGSLKDFHPVDMGAAVVSDLLRRVPQLDPADIEDIIMGTAVPEAEQGMNMARLIGLRAGLPTNVSGITINRFCSSGLQTIAYAAQQIMVGSSDVIVAGGVESMSLVPMLGHKIALNPTLVETKPEAYMSMGHTAEEVAKRYNISREDQDAFALQSHQRATAAITSGKFQDEIVPLTIKQHFVDEAGKLHVQERVFDKDEGARADTTMEALAKLRPVFHVQGSVTAGNSSQTSDGAAAVLVMSAEKAAELGVEPIAKFRSFTVGGVDPDVMGIGPVVAIPKALKLAGISLEDVDLFELNEAFASQSIAVIRELGLDPEKVNVNGGAIALGHPLGCSGAKLTVQLLNEMKRRGGKYGVVTMCIGGGMGAAGVFEMI is encoded by the coding sequence ATGAGAGAAGCAGTTATTGTCGCGGGCGCCCGCACCGCTATCGGTAAATCGAAAAAAGGAAGTCTCAAGGATTTTCACCCAGTCGATATGGGAGCCGCAGTTGTAAGCGACCTGTTGCGCCGCGTTCCACAGCTCGATCCGGCTGATATCGAGGATATCATCATGGGGACGGCTGTACCGGAAGCTGAGCAAGGCATGAATATGGCTCGCTTGATCGGACTGCGTGCCGGATTGCCGACCAATGTATCGGGAATCACGATCAATCGCTTTTGTTCCTCCGGTTTGCAGACGATTGCTTACGCTGCTCAGCAGATCATGGTCGGCAGCTCCGATGTGATTGTCGCTGGCGGGGTGGAGAGCATGAGTCTGGTGCCGATGCTTGGTCACAAAATCGCACTCAACCCGACTCTCGTAGAAACGAAGCCGGAAGCGTACATGAGCATGGGGCATACGGCTGAAGAAGTAGCGAAGAGGTACAACATTTCTCGTGAGGATCAGGACGCTTTTGCTCTGCAAAGCCATCAGCGTGCGACGGCTGCGATTACTTCAGGGAAATTCCAGGATGAAATCGTACCATTGACAATCAAGCAGCATTTTGTGGATGAAGCAGGCAAGCTTCACGTCCAGGAACGTGTTTTCGACAAGGATGAAGGAGCACGCGCGGACACGACGATGGAGGCACTCGCCAAGCTCAGACCAGTCTTTCACGTGCAAGGCAGCGTAACAGCAGGAAACTCCTCGCAAACGAGCGACGGTGCGGCAGCAGTTCTCGTGATGTCTGCCGAAAAAGCAGCCGAGCTGGGTGTCGAGCCGATTGCCAAGTTCCGTTCCTTTACGGTTGGCGGCGTAGACCCTGATGTCATGGGGATTGGTCCAGTTGTTGCGATTCCAAAAGCATTGAAGCTGGCGGGGATCAGCTTGGAGGATGTCGATCTGTTTGAGCTAAACGAAGCGTTTGCTTCTCAATCGATTGCCGTCATTCGCGAGCTGGGACTCGATCCTGAAAAGGTCAATGTAAATGGTGGAGCTATCGCATTAGGGCATCCACTCGGTTGCAGTGGTGCCAAGCTGACCGTCCAGCTTTTGAATGAAATGAAGCGCAGAGGCGGCAAATACGGAGTCGTTACGATGTGTATCGGCGGGGGAATGGGAGCCGCTGGCGTTTTTGAGATGATCTAA
- a CDS encoding 3-hydroxyacyl-CoA dehydrogenase/enoyl-CoA hydratase family protein: MERKIRKAAVLGSGVMGAGIAAHLANVGIPTYLLDIVPRELTADESKKGLSLSDSVVKNRIAQAGRDRLLKEKPAPLYDKKNIDLITVGNFEDHLTCLSEVDWIIEVVVENIEVKKSVFAMVEAHRKPGTIVSSNTSGVSINEMAEGRSDDFRKHFLGTHFFNPPRYLKLLELIPGLDTDPQVISFMKHFGEHVLGKGMVVCKDTPNFIANRIGTYGLQVSIHEMVRLGLGVDEVDALTGPVIGRPKSATFRTLDVVGLDTYVHVAGNVRNKSTDEQERSVFEVPEFVLQMVEKRWIGQKAGQGFFKQVKTEKGKEILALSVDTLEYRPSVRPKFPSLEAAKTAKTLPEKLRALAYGKDKGSEFVWNVFKKVLLYSAEKAYEIADDIVSVDQAMKWGFGWEMGPFETWDAIGLEKSVAKMREENEKIPALVEELLASGKTSFYQKEQGKRSVFSIGGTYKDIEESKENINLAALKEQGKLIKKNAGAALIDLGDGVACLEFTSPHNALGMDVLHMASQAAEEVQKNFAGLVIGNQGKNFCVGMNLAMALMEAQDENWLELDMLVTNFHKTARALRYMHRPVVAAPFGMTLGGGVEVVYLADRVQVSAETYLGLVEVGVGLLPGGGGTKEMLFRAMENVPEGGSMPVDPFPFVAKAFEAIAMAKVSTSGQEAINLGYLRPTDRISVNADHLLYDAKQLVLTMDKEGYTPPAPRKIRVIGETGYANLRQNIYAMKKSGYISDHDELIASKVAYVMSGGNVPAGTEVTESYILELEKQAFLELIKTPKSQQRMQHMLTKNKPLRN, from the coding sequence ATGGAACGCAAAATTCGCAAGGCGGCAGTTCTCGGTTCAGGCGTCATGGGCGCCGGGATCGCAGCACACTTAGCCAACGTCGGTATTCCCACTTATTTACTGGACATCGTGCCGCGTGAATTGACAGCAGATGAGAGTAAAAAGGGACTTTCTTTGTCTGATAGCGTGGTGAAAAACAGGATAGCACAAGCGGGCCGTGACCGACTTTTGAAGGAGAAGCCGGCGCCGCTCTACGATAAAAAGAACATCGACCTGATTACAGTTGGTAACTTCGAGGACCATCTTACTTGCTTGAGCGAGGTCGATTGGATTATTGAGGTAGTTGTCGAGAACATCGAGGTGAAGAAAAGCGTCTTCGCTATGGTAGAAGCGCATCGCAAGCCGGGAACCATCGTGTCTTCCAATACGTCTGGGGTTTCTATCAACGAAATGGCAGAGGGACGCTCTGATGACTTCCGCAAGCATTTTCTCGGCACACACTTTTTTAACCCACCGCGCTACTTGAAACTGTTGGAGCTGATCCCAGGTCTTGATACAGACCCCCAAGTCATCTCTTTCATGAAGCATTTTGGTGAGCACGTGCTCGGTAAAGGAATGGTCGTTTGCAAGGACACGCCTAACTTCATCGCCAATCGCATCGGTACATATGGGTTGCAGGTGTCGATCCACGAAATGGTGCGACTAGGGCTTGGAGTAGATGAGGTAGACGCATTGACAGGTCCGGTCATCGGCCGTCCCAAAAGCGCGACTTTCCGCACGCTCGATGTCGTCGGACTGGATACGTACGTGCATGTGGCGGGTAACGTCAGGAACAAAAGCACGGATGAGCAGGAGCGCTCCGTTTTTGAAGTGCCAGAATTTGTTCTGCAAATGGTGGAGAAAAGATGGATCGGGCAAAAGGCAGGTCAAGGCTTTTTCAAGCAGGTGAAAACGGAGAAAGGCAAAGAGATTTTGGCATTGTCGGTTGACACGCTGGAATACCGTCCAAGTGTAAGGCCGAAGTTCCCTTCCCTGGAAGCGGCCAAAACAGCCAAGACTTTGCCTGAGAAGTTGAGAGCGCTCGCATATGGCAAGGACAAGGGCAGTGAGTTTGTCTGGAATGTCTTCAAAAAGGTACTGCTGTACTCTGCGGAAAAGGCTTATGAGATCGCTGACGATATCGTCTCTGTTGACCAGGCCATGAAGTGGGGCTTCGGGTGGGAAATGGGGCCGTTTGAAACATGGGATGCCATTGGTCTCGAAAAGTCAGTGGCAAAAATGCGTGAAGAAAACGAGAAGATTCCGGCACTTGTCGAGGAGCTGCTCGCGAGCGGGAAAACTTCCTTTTATCAAAAAGAGCAAGGGAAGCGCAGCGTGTTTTCCATCGGAGGCACATACAAGGACATCGAAGAGAGCAAGGAAAACATCAACTTGGCAGCCCTTAAGGAACAAGGCAAGCTGATCAAGAAAAATGCGGGTGCCGCTTTGATCGATTTGGGCGATGGAGTCGCATGTCTGGAATTCACCTCCCCGCACAATGCACTCGGAATGGATGTCTTGCACATGGCAAGTCAGGCCGCAGAGGAAGTGCAGAAAAACTTCGCCGGTCTGGTCATCGGTAATCAAGGCAAAAACTTCTGCGTCGGGATGAATCTCGCGATGGCGTTGATGGAAGCACAGGATGAGAATTGGCTGGAGCTCGATATGCTTGTCACGAACTTCCACAAAACCGCACGGGCACTGCGCTATATGCATCGTCCAGTCGTCGCAGCACCGTTCGGCATGACGCTGGGCGGCGGTGTGGAGGTGGTCTACCTCGCGGATCGTGTGCAGGTATCGGCAGAGACGTACCTCGGATTGGTAGAGGTGGGAGTAGGACTTCTGCCAGGTGGCGGAGGAACGAAGGAGATGCTGTTCCGAGCAATGGAAAACGTTCCGGAGGGGGGCAGCATGCCAGTTGATCCGTTCCCGTTCGTTGCGAAAGCGTTTGAAGCCATTGCCATGGCAAAGGTATCTACGAGTGGTCAGGAAGCCATCAATCTGGGGTACCTGCGACCGACCGACCGCATCAGCGTGAATGCTGATCATCTGCTATACGATGCGAAGCAACTGGTGCTTACGATGGATAAAGAAGGCTACACACCGCCTGCGCCACGCAAAATTCGCGTTATCGGCGAGACGGGTTATGCGAACCTGCGCCAAAATATTTACGCCATGAAAAAGAGTGGATATATTTCAGACCATGATGAGCTGATCGCAAGCAAAGTTGCCTATGTTATGTCCGGTGGTAACGTGCCAGCGGGTACAGAAGTGACAGAGAGCTACATTCTCGAGCTGGAAAAGCAAGCGTTCCTCGAACTGATCAAGACGCCGAAAAGCCAGCAACGTATGCAGCACATGCTGACTAAAAACAAGCCTTTGCGTAACTAG
- a CDS encoding S-layer homology domain-containing protein — translation MVKRFAIVFLLALLVVQSVFSGSANAATPGMYTDIQGHWAREQIDKMADLGIIKRQGYQPFYPNKPVTRGEALAMLNRVFETVYGPIEKPVRKPNLDHRYLLRGEVEQLLSNLKTMMKIETDDLGKFDPGDRMLYYLYLAETGHLMKKQEKENPDWWMSSGGMQWPLTREEASLIMFHMLAPQKFRTANIKPQDTVSFFNSYYEWKRDRFYRDTYSPYPLAIREFNLFLTDKNFSPNKILTRAEYIVVMDRLIDYYRTDVALQFRGSPANQQHIAQVYLRAANLAYETKNQKQLSALFTDDAIKSMAKLEQVPAYNGPVKVSVKADENNSKTLWVIAHYQDPKNGDFQIEYRLEEDASNAYGRKITALIYSQK, via the coding sequence ATGGTAAAGCGTTTTGCTATCGTTTTTCTCTTGGCACTGCTAGTAGTGCAAAGCGTTTTTTCAGGGAGTGCGAATGCGGCTACGCCTGGTATGTATACGGACATACAGGGACATTGGGCACGTGAGCAGATCGACAAAATGGCGGATTTGGGCATCATAAAGAGACAGGGATATCAGCCTTTTTACCCAAACAAGCCAGTTACTCGAGGCGAAGCTTTGGCTATGCTGAATCGCGTATTTGAAACCGTATACGGACCGATAGAAAAGCCAGTACGCAAGCCAAACCTGGATCATCGCTATCTACTCCGGGGGGAAGTAGAGCAACTGCTGAGCAATCTAAAGACCATGATGAAAATCGAAACGGACGATCTGGGCAAGTTTGATCCAGGAGACCGGATGCTGTACTATCTATATTTGGCTGAAACCGGGCACTTGATGAAAAAGCAAGAAAAGGAAAATCCGGACTGGTGGATGTCCAGTGGCGGGATGCAGTGGCCACTGACAAGAGAAGAGGCCAGCTTGATCATGTTTCATATGCTCGCACCACAAAAATTCCGAACGGCCAATATAAAACCACAAGATACAGTCTCTTTCTTTAACAGCTATTATGAATGGAAGCGCGACCGATTTTATCGGGATACATATTCGCCATACCCACTGGCGATCCGGGAATTCAATCTGTTTCTGACGGACAAGAACTTTTCTCCAAACAAGATCCTGACGCGTGCAGAATACATCGTTGTGATGGATCGACTGATTGATTATTACCGGACGGATGTAGCTTTGCAGTTCCGTGGTTCACCTGCGAATCAGCAGCACATCGCGCAGGTGTATTTACGAGCTGCGAATTTGGCGTACGAAACCAAAAATCAGAAACAGCTGTCTGCGCTCTTTACAGACGATGCGATAAAAAGCATGGCAAAGCTGGAGCAAGTCCCTGCATACAACGGACCGGTAAAAGTATCGGTCAAGGCAGACGAAAACAATTCGAAAACCCTCTGGGTGATTGCTCATTATCAAGACCCGAAAAACGGAGACTTCCAGATTGAATACCGATTGGAAGAAGACGCGTCCAACGCTTACGGACGCAAGATCACAGCGCTGATTTATTCGCAAAAGTAG
- the proB gene encoding glutamate 5-kinase, which yields MKKGKLRLVVKVGSSSIAAATGGVDPAKMSLLVSAISQLREAGHQVVLVSSGAVASGYQSLGYQQRPRSLAAKQAAAAIGQSLLMQTYTQMFGAHNFSVAQILLTRGDFSHKERYQHAFSTLSLLLDKNILPIINENDTVSVAELTFGDNDMLGALVAGLIHADLYMILTDTNGLYDKDPRYHADAKHMGWLECVTDEIEALAGGASQLGTGGMRSKLIAAKTAQSLGIPGFIGKLTNPTDLLDVLTGNGNGTYVNYHPEAPATNGVPTRKQWIALHSPTRGKITVDSGAAEAILENSKSLLLAGVRDVSGMFEQGEVIEVYCEGTLIGRGISRFTAAQLSDFLSPDNVTRHSGTVIHRDEWTPVI from the coding sequence ATGAAAAAGGGTAAGTTGCGTTTGGTAGTAAAGGTGGGGAGCAGTTCAATTGCAGCAGCTACAGGCGGTGTTGATCCGGCGAAAATGTCGCTGCTCGTCTCTGCTATCAGCCAGTTGCGCGAAGCGGGTCATCAGGTTGTCTTGGTCTCCTCGGGAGCTGTCGCCAGCGGCTATCAAAGTCTCGGCTACCAGCAGCGACCGCGATCCTTGGCAGCCAAGCAGGCAGCGGCAGCCATCGGGCAAAGCTTGTTGATGCAAACCTATACGCAAATGTTCGGCGCCCATAACTTCAGCGTGGCGCAAATCTTGCTCACACGCGGTGACTTTTCTCACAAGGAACGGTATCAGCACGCATTCTCCACGCTGTCACTGCTTTTAGATAAAAACATTTTGCCAATCATCAATGAAAACGACACGGTATCTGTAGCGGAATTGACTTTCGGCGACAATGATATGCTGGGCGCACTCGTCGCTGGTCTCATCCATGCCGATTTGTACATGATCCTGACTGATACGAATGGCCTGTATGACAAAGACCCGCGTTATCATGCGGATGCCAAACACATGGGCTGGCTCGAATGTGTGACGGACGAAATCGAGGCACTTGCAGGCGGAGCTTCCCAACTGGGAACAGGCGGTATGCGCTCCAAGCTGATCGCAGCCAAAACCGCCCAATCATTAGGAATTCCCGGCTTTATCGGAAAATTGACGAATCCCACTGATTTGCTAGATGTCCTTACTGGCAACGGGAATGGCACCTACGTCAACTATCATCCAGAAGCACCTGCAACGAACGGCGTTCCTACACGTAAGCAATGGATTGCGCTTCACTCCCCTACCCGCGGAAAAATTACGGTGGATAGCGGTGCAGCAGAAGCGATTTTGGAAAACAGCAAAAGCTTGCTCTTGGCAGGTGTCCGCGATGTATCCGGCATGTTCGAGCAAGGTGAAGTTATCGAGGTTTACTGTGAGGGTACGTTGATTGGTCGCGGCATCAGCAGATTCACTGCAGCACAGCTAAGTGACTTTCTTTCCCCTGATAACGTAACGCGACACAGCGGTACTGTTATACATCGGGATGAATGGACACCTGTCATCTAA
- a CDS encoding spore coat protein, with translation MPNQNQIANPQSGQLPQVKGPQMNDRDYLNDCLATCKYLTDNFNIAVREASHQQLYDDMLQILNETHQSARDAFNLMFQKGWYKLEAAEQQQLQQAYQQFSGYSTQFPYH, from the coding sequence ATGCCAAACCAAAATCAGATCGCCAATCCGCAATCCGGTCAGCTGCCACAAGTAAAAGGTCCGCAAATGAACGATCGTGATTATCTCAACGATTGTTTGGCTACCTGCAAATACTTGACAGATAACTTTAACATTGCCGTTCGTGAAGCCAGCCACCAACAGCTTTATGATGACATGCTGCAAATTTTGAATGAAACCCATCAATCAGCCCGCGATGCTTTTAATCTCATGTTTCAAAAGGGATGGTACAAGCTGGAGGCTGCCGAGCAGCAACAACTTCAGCAAGCTTATCAGCAGTTTAGCGGGTACTCCACGCAGTTCCCTTATCATTAA
- a CDS encoding glutamate-5-semialdehyde dehydrogenase produces MENLKEKVHTQISLAKQASRKMAILSRKEKDEVLVAIGNQLLADEAVILSENAKDIAIAEADGQPASYLDRLLLTPERMAQLVDSLAQLVSLDDPVGERMDSWTRPNGLFIEQIRVPLGVIGMVYEARPNVTVDAAAIAIKTGNAIVLRGSHSAVHSNLALVTSIRQALTATGLDAEAVQYLPFAEHASVDYLCTANGLVDVIIPRGGAGLIQRVLQIASVPVLETGVGNCHIYVDEAAHYDMAENIVINAKTSRPAVCNAAETLLMHRSWPQENQRALLQKLLAKGVELRVCERTIELHSDLASQLHHATSEDWDTEYSSLILAVRTVDSLSVAIEHITAHTSGHSEAIVTEDEVAARQFLTAIDATAVYHNASTRFTDGGEFGFGAEIGISTQKLHARGPMGLSALTSYKYVVRGNGQIR; encoded by the coding sequence ATGGAAAACTTGAAGGAAAAAGTGCACACACAAATAAGCCTGGCCAAACAGGCTTCACGAAAAATGGCAATACTCTCACGCAAAGAAAAAGACGAGGTACTCGTCGCAATCGGCAACCAGTTGCTCGCTGATGAGGCCGTCATTCTCTCCGAAAACGCCAAGGACATCGCCATCGCGGAAGCAGACGGTCAGCCTGCCTCCTATCTGGATCGTCTCCTGTTGACGCCGGAGCGAATGGCACAGCTAGTAGATAGCCTGGCGCAGCTGGTATCTCTCGATGATCCGGTCGGGGAACGGATGGACTCATGGACGCGGCCAAACGGACTTTTCATCGAACAAATCCGCGTCCCTCTCGGCGTCATTGGAATGGTGTACGAAGCCAGACCGAACGTCACCGTTGACGCAGCAGCTATCGCCATCAAAACAGGCAATGCGATCGTCTTGCGCGGCAGCCACAGCGCTGTTCATAGCAACCTCGCGTTGGTGACCAGCATTCGTCAGGCGCTTACTGCGACCGGACTTGACGCGGAAGCGGTGCAGTACTTGCCTTTTGCCGAGCATGCCTCAGTCGATTACTTGTGCACCGCCAATGGTCTCGTCGATGTCATCATCCCTCGGGGTGGCGCAGGACTGATCCAGCGGGTTCTGCAAATCGCAAGTGTTCCCGTACTCGAAACAGGCGTCGGCAATTGCCACATTTATGTGGATGAGGCGGCTCACTATGACATGGCTGAAAACATCGTGATCAATGCCAAAACAAGTCGGCCTGCCGTATGCAATGCTGCCGAAACACTACTCATGCACCGCAGTTGGCCACAGGAAAATCAACGTGCCTTGCTCCAAAAGCTCCTGGCAAAGGGCGTTGAGCTCCGCGTTTGTGAGCGTACGATAGAGCTGCATTCCGACCTAGCCTCTCAGTTGCACCATGCAACATCAGAAGACTGGGATACGGAATACTCTTCTCTGATTCTGGCAGTTCGCACTGTCGATAGCCTGAGCGTGGCCATTGAACATATTACAGCGCATACTTCCGGCCATTCCGAGGCAATCGTAACGGAAGATGAAGTCGCTGCCCGTCAGTTTTTGACTGCGATCGATGCCACAGCGGTTTATCACAACGCCTCTACCCGCTTTACAGATGGGGGAGAATTCGGCTTCGGTGCTGAGATCGGCATCAGCACGCAAAAGCTTCACGCTCGTGGGCCAATGGGCTTGTCAGCGCTCACTTCTTACAAGTATGTCGTACGCGGAAACGGTCAAATTCGATAG
- a CDS encoding ferritin-like domain-containing protein, with protein MPSILSSKPFTQAPIPEPPKVISTKDLSYLKDALSWELIAFKKLHAFAQQATDPQVKQCLEQQGQMHQRHYQKLLSHLQNNNTAVMATIPQMQSQQQQSQQQQQMQ; from the coding sequence ATGCCATCCATCCTGTCTTCCAAGCCCTTTACACAAGCTCCGATTCCCGAACCGCCGAAGGTCATTTCGACAAAGGACTTGAGCTATCTCAAAGATGCTTTGTCTTGGGAACTGATCGCTTTCAAAAAGCTGCATGCTTTTGCACAGCAAGCTACTGATCCCCAGGTCAAGCAATGTCTGGAACAGCAAGGACAAATGCACCAGCGACACTACCAAAAGCTGCTGAGTCACCTGCAAAACAACAACACCGCAGTGATGGCGACCATTCCGCAGATGCAGTCCCAGCAACAGCAATCACAACAGCAACAACAAATGCAGTAA
- a CDS encoding acyl-CoA dehydrogenase family protein codes for MAETKDLIRGGSFLIDAGSADDVFVPEEYTEEQKMIAKTTEDFVNNEVRPHLEELENHQFDISVRLLKEAGELGLLAGDVPEKYEGLGLDKVSTALVTEKFSLARGFALSYGAHVGIGSLPIVYFGNEEQKQRYLPDLASGKRIAAYCLTEPGSGSDALGAKTTATLSADGTHYILNGEKQWITNAGFADVFIVYAKIDGEKFTAFIVERTFPGVSFGPEEKKMGIKCSSTRTVILQDVPVPVANLLGEPGRGHVIAFNILNVGRYKLAVGAVGSSKKAVELATNYAKERKQFKTPIANFTLIKNKLANMAVKTYAAESSVYRTVGLFDTALTRLGEKADDGAEVAKAIADYAIECSINKVFATEVLDYCVDEGVQIHGGYGFMSEYEIENMYRDSRINRIFEGTNEINRMLIPDTLVKKAMKGELPLMQAASSLQADLMSYYPEEIEDAPLAMEKHLINITRKIILMVAGSALMKYQQEMSKEQELLAFAADMLIELYAMDSIVKRTEKAMAANGIEAEQQKLEMTAVYVHEAFDRIEGWAKEALAAMEEGDELRLRLSILKKLTRRTPINTVALKRSIADRVIEAGAYVV; via the coding sequence ATGGCAGAAACAAAAGATTTGATCCGCGGTGGAAGCTTTTTGATCGATGCAGGTTCAGCTGACGATGTATTCGTGCCAGAAGAGTACACTGAAGAGCAAAAGATGATTGCCAAGACGACGGAGGATTTCGTCAACAATGAAGTTCGTCCTCATCTGGAAGAGCTTGAAAACCACCAATTTGATATTTCGGTTCGGCTGTTGAAGGAAGCAGGGGAGCTTGGTTTGTTGGCTGGTGACGTTCCGGAGAAATACGAGGGACTGGGGCTGGATAAAGTCAGCACTGCACTCGTCACAGAGAAGTTCTCGCTGGCTCGCGGCTTTGCGCTCAGCTACGGCGCCCATGTCGGTATCGGGTCACTGCCAATCGTGTACTTCGGAAACGAGGAGCAGAAACAGCGTTATCTGCCTGATCTGGCGTCTGGAAAACGAATCGCTGCCTACTGCTTGACAGAGCCAGGCTCTGGCTCAGATGCATTGGGAGCGAAAACGACAGCGACGCTCTCCGCAGATGGCACGCACTATATTCTCAACGGAGAGAAGCAATGGATAACGAATGCTGGCTTTGCTGATGTGTTCATCGTATACGCGAAAATTGATGGCGAGAAATTTACTGCCTTTATCGTCGAGCGTACATTCCCAGGTGTTTCGTTTGGACCGGAAGAGAAGAAGATGGGGATCAAATGCTCCTCGACGCGCACGGTCATTTTGCAAGATGTACCTGTGCCGGTAGCCAATCTGCTCGGTGAGCCTGGAAGAGGTCACGTGATCGCGTTCAACATCTTGAACGTTGGTCGTTACAAGCTCGCGGTGGGCGCAGTCGGCTCCTCGAAAAAAGCGGTGGAACTCGCGACGAACTACGCAAAAGAACGCAAGCAGTTCAAAACGCCCATTGCCAATTTTACTTTAATCAAAAACAAACTGGCGAACATGGCAGTGAAAACGTATGCGGCAGAAAGCTCCGTCTATCGGACAGTCGGTCTGTTCGATACAGCGCTGACTCGATTGGGTGAAAAAGCGGATGATGGCGCCGAGGTTGCGAAGGCGATTGCGGATTATGCAATCGAATGCTCGATCAATAAAGTATTTGCCACCGAGGTTTTGGATTACTGCGTGGACGAAGGCGTGCAAATCCACGGCGGATATGGCTTTATGTCCGAGTATGAGATCGAGAACATGTACCGTGACTCACGGATTAACCGCATTTTCGAAGGAACGAACGAAATCAACCGCATGCTCATCCCGGATACGCTCGTGAAAAAGGCGATGAAAGGCGAACTACCGCTCATGCAAGCAGCGAGCAGTCTGCAAGCAGATCTGATGAGCTATTATCCAGAAGAGATTGAAGATGCACCTTTGGCAATGGAGAAGCATCTGATCAACATCACGCGCAAAATCATTTTGATGGTGGCAGGATCTGCGTTGATGAAATACCAACAGGAAATGTCCAAAGAACAGGAGCTCTTGGCATTTGCGGCTGACATGCTGATCGAGCTGTATGCTATGGACAGCATCGTGAAGCGGACAGAGAAAGCAATGGCGGCAAATGGCATCGAAGCTGAGCAGCAAAAGCTGGAAATGACCGCTGTCTATGTGCATGAAGCATTCGATCGAATCGAAGGCTGGGCAAAAGAAGCATTGGCGGCGATGGAAGAGGGCGACGAGCTTCGACTGCGCCTCTCGATCCTCAAAAAGCTGACCCGCCGCACACCGATCAACACGGTGGCACTCAAACGTTCGATTGCTGATCGCGTGATCGAAGCAGGAGCATATGTAGTGTAG